A portion of the Chondrinema litorale genome contains these proteins:
- a CDS encoding tetratricopeptide repeat protein: MMLKYLFSLFLVVCSLITIPVLGQYSSSDLKQIKALAKAGNAHALYQLGQVYEKGYGTSINYKKAFKYYEQSAKSKYDSALLALGNLYETGNGTPQSYSFAVNYYMAAAEFKNSVAYSKLGNIYYTGAGEVPKDSKKAIDNYLKAFALGDKSVLSKLDKLPVENDANKSLLGYIFYSAEKGNAESLYKLGKMYETGKNGVSKDEAKAFRNYFEAANKEYPPAQYELGKIYTSGLRTTNADVPRNMRLAVLNFIRAANGGVEAARKELEGLTLDIYVDKNNPDYIEYISKNGGENMGARYFSLYKNHLTGKGVAKDANKALEYCQRAALEGYVPAMLELGGLYSKGTIVSMNQENAFQWYQEAANNKSDSAMIVLANMYSNGRGTKIDTEKAVRWYLKAAGSTKSSIAGQAMFQLSKYDITRYINPDDLDYVSYLANKGDTESQLRVANYYYSQGSEKAVHWFKKAADNGIVDAQRNLGYIYLKGQLNVIPDVRQSVQYFYQAALQNDVESMKELAILFSQNQIPDEPDFYSKGYELAQKYLQLTANDPTKRDTFIYKVIGDLSTTNKDYSNAIAYYTAFIKSYKPESNTPLKLIKAINSRAVAYYLLGDLTSASTDISICLLELDQNRQHADVRQEYVKLKGMYHYQEGRIAYSANNTTAACEAFLKARQYGTEPEAKYLQNCLTSQSSRF, translated from the coding sequence ATGATGCTTAAGTATTTGTTCAGCCTGTTTTTGGTGGTATGCAGTCTGATTACTATCCCTGTTCTAGGACAATATTCATCTTCAGACTTAAAACAAATTAAGGCGCTTGCGAAGGCTGGAAATGCCCATGCTTTATATCAGTTAGGTCAGGTATATGAAAAAGGCTATGGTACTAGCATTAACTATAAGAAAGCCTTTAAATACTACGAACAGTCTGCAAAAAGTAAGTATGATTCTGCTCTTTTAGCATTGGGTAATCTGTATGAAACTGGAAATGGTACTCCTCAAAGCTACAGTTTTGCTGTAAACTACTATATGGCAGCGGCTGAATTTAAAAATTCTGTAGCATATTCTAAGCTAGGAAATATTTATTACACAGGAGCAGGAGAAGTGCCTAAAGATTCTAAAAAAGCTATAGATAACTACCTTAAAGCATTTGCTTTAGGAGATAAAAGTGTATTATCTAAACTGGATAAGTTACCAGTTGAAAATGATGCTAATAAGTCTCTATTAGGTTATATTTTTTACAGTGCAGAAAAAGGAAATGCAGAAAGTCTATACAAACTAGGCAAAATGTATGAGACAGGTAAAAATGGAGTAAGTAAAGATGAAGCAAAGGCTTTTAGAAACTATTTTGAAGCTGCAAATAAAGAATATCCGCCAGCTCAGTATGAGTTGGGTAAAATCTATACTTCAGGTTTAAGAACTACCAATGCCGACGTGCCAAGAAATATGAGATTAGCAGTGCTTAATTTTATAAGAGCTGCAAATGGTGGAGTAGAAGCAGCTCGAAAAGAACTTGAAGGCCTTACGTTAGATATTTATGTAGACAAAAATAACCCTGATTACATCGAATATATCTCGAAGAATGGTGGCGAAAATATGGGGGCGAGATATTTCTCTTTGTATAAAAATCATCTTACAGGAAAAGGTGTGGCAAAAGATGCAAACAAAGCTTTGGAATATTGCCAAAGAGCTGCATTAGAAGGCTATGTACCTGCTATGTTAGAATTAGGTGGATTATATTCTAAAGGTACAATAGTGAGTATGAATCAGGAAAATGCTTTTCAGTGGTATCAAGAAGCTGCAAACAATAAAAGCGATTCGGCTATGATCGTACTGGCTAACATGTATTCAAATGGCAGAGGTACTAAAATTGATACAGAAAAAGCAGTAAGATGGTATTTAAAAGCAGCTGGTTCAACTAAAAGCTCAATTGCAGGGCAAGCAATGTTTCAGCTATCAAAATACGATATTACAAGATATATAAATCCAGACGACCTTGATTATGTTAGTTACTTAGCTAATAAAGGTGATACAGAATCTCAATTAAGAGTAGCAAATTATTATTACAGCCAAGGTAGTGAGAAAGCAGTGCATTGGTTTAAAAAAGCAGCTGATAACGGTATTGTAGATGCGCAAAGAAATTTGGGATATATTTATCTTAAAGGTCAGCTAAATGTTATTCCAGATGTAAGGCAATCCGTTCAGTATTTTTATCAAGCGGCATTACAGAATGATGTTGAATCTATGAAGGAGCTGGCTATTTTGTTCTCTCAAAACCAAATTCCAGACGAACCTGATTTTTATTCTAAAGGATATGAATTGGCTCAGAAATATCTTCAGCTAACAGCGAATGATCCAACAAAGAGAGATACATTTATCTACAAAGTAATTGGAGATTTGTCTACTACTAATAAAGATTATAGCAATGCAATCGCATATTATACAGCCTTTATTAAATCTTACAAACCAGAGTCAAATACGCCATTAAAATTGATAAAAGCGATTAATAGTAGAGCAGTAGCTTATTACCTTTTAGGAGATTTAACTAGTGCATCTACAGATATATCAATTTGTTTGTTAGAGCTAGATCAGAATAGACAACATGCAGATGTAAGACAAGAATATGTGAAATTGAAGGGGATGTATCATTACCAAGAAGGTAGAATTGCTTATTCTGCAAATAATACAACTGCTGCTTGCGAAGCATTTTTAAAGGCAAGGCAATATGGCACAGAGCCAGAAGCTAAGTATTTACAAAATTGTTTAACGAGCCAGAGCAGTCGTTTTTAA
- a CDS encoding peptidylprolyl isomerase — MATAEIVTERGTMKLEFYEKDAPLAVKNFIDLSKRGFYDGLTFHRVIPGFVIQGGCPVGNGSGGPGYTIKCELDGDNQYHDRGVISMAHAGRNTGGSQFFICYSREQTQHLDRNHTCFGKIVEGDDVIDKIKQGDTIEKILIHED, encoded by the coding sequence ATGGCAACAGCAGAAATAGTGACGGAAAGAGGCACAATGAAATTGGAGTTTTATGAAAAAGATGCTCCATTAGCAGTAAAAAACTTTATAGACCTATCTAAAAGAGGCTTCTACGATGGTTTAACTTTTCATAGAGTAATTCCTGGTTTCGTAATTCAAGGAGGTTGCCCAGTAGGAAATGGTTCTGGCGGACCAGGTTACACAATTAAATGTGAGCTTGATGGAGATAATCAGTACCATGACAGAGGCGTAATTTCAATGGCTCATGCAGGTAGAAATACTGGCGGTTCTCAATTCTTTATCTGTTATAGCCGCGAGCAAACTCAACACTTAGACAGAAACCATACTTGCTTTGGGAAAATAGTTGAGGGAGATGATGTAATTGACAAAATCAAACAAGGTGATACAATTGAGAAAATATTAATCCACGAAGATTAA
- a CDS encoding response regulator, whose protein sequence is MAVDLVMLVDDNDTDNFINKRIIELTSFAYRIEIKNSGKSALEYLESVIDDPENLPNLIFLDINMPIVDGFVFLYEFEKFADLLKDKCKIIILSSSDNQRDIDKIINNNLVVKFITKPLTEEALAEVDQILKN, encoded by the coding sequence ATGGCTGTAGATCTTGTAATGCTTGTTGATGATAATGATACTGATAATTTTATCAACAAGCGTATTATTGAATTAACCAGTTTTGCCTACCGCATAGAAATTAAAAATTCGGGAAAAAGCGCGTTGGAATACCTGGAAAGTGTGATAGATGATCCAGAAAATTTACCGAATTTAATTTTTCTTGACATTAACATGCCAATTGTAGATGGTTTTGTGTTTTTGTATGAATTTGAAAAATTTGCAGATCTGTTAAAAGATAAATGTAAGATTATCATACTGTCAAGTTCAGACAATCAAAGAGATATTGATAAAATTATAAATAATAACTTAGTTGTAAAGTTTATAACAAAGCCGTTAACAGAAGAAGCACTTGCAGAAGTAGATCAAATTTTGAAAAATTAG
- a CDS encoding DUF4835 family protein, with protein sequence MNLVKFRIVLSLLVFNVFFVKAQELQCNVEINSERVQTQQTQIFEDMQNAITEFMNTTKWTDDEYEENEKIKCNLLIILGSNSTVNTFEANVQIQSSRPVFGTDYETPLLNFLDNKWGYSYTVSQPLIFAENTYNSELTSLLAFYAYIIIGLDYDSFERQGGTPYFNIARNIASLAEQQGGGTGWTSLGDTRDRYWVSENLNNAQFVDFRDAIYDYNRLGLDVFNEDPDGSREIIMGALEKVAKVREVSPTSIMVNTFFDTKDDELVNIFSRGDMQLREQAVELLTKIDPTNSNDYKKALKQ encoded by the coding sequence ATGAATCTAGTTAAGTTTCGAATCGTCTTATCTTTATTAGTGTTCAATGTATTTTTTGTAAAAGCACAAGAACTACAGTGTAATGTTGAAATTAATTCGGAAAGGGTACAAACCCAGCAAACTCAGATTTTCGAAGATATGCAAAATGCTATCACAGAATTTATGAACACCACCAAATGGACAGATGATGAGTATGAGGAGAATGAGAAAATTAAATGCAACTTATTAATAATTTTAGGTTCTAATTCAACTGTAAATACATTCGAAGCAAATGTACAGATACAGTCATCTAGACCTGTATTTGGTACAGATTACGAAACACCTTTATTAAACTTTTTAGATAATAAGTGGGGGTATTCATATACAGTTTCTCAACCTCTTATTTTTGCTGAAAATACCTATAATTCTGAGTTAACTTCCTTATTAGCTTTTTATGCATATATAATTATTGGTTTAGATTATGATTCTTTCGAAAGGCAAGGAGGGACACCATATTTTAATATTGCAAGAAATATAGCTTCTCTAGCAGAGCAACAAGGAGGAGGAACTGGCTGGACATCTTTAGGTGATACCAGAGATCGTTATTGGGTTAGCGAAAATCTAAATAATGCTCAGTTTGTAGATTTTCGAGATGCAATTTATGATTATAATCGTTTAGGGCTTGATGTTTTTAATGAAGATCCAGATGGTTCGAGAGAAATAATTATGGGTGCACTTGAAAAGGTGGCAAAGGTGAGAGAAGTATCTCCAACATCTATAATGGTAAATACATTTTTCGATACAAAAGATGACGAACTCGTTAATATTTTCTCAAGAGGAGATATGCAACTAAGAGAACAGGCAGTAGAATTACTTACTAAAATAGATCCTACAAACAGTAATGATTATAAAAAGGCATTGAAACAATAA
- the coaBC gene encoding bifunctional phosphopantothenoylcysteine decarboxylase/phosphopantothenate--cysteine ligase CoaBC: MILKGKKILIGVTGSIAAYKAATLIRLLKKQGAEVKVIMTASASHFITPLTLSTLSQNPVLSEFVKDDTGVWNSHVDLGLWADVILVAPASANTLAKMANGIADNLLIAVYLSARCPVFFAPAMDLDMYTHKTTLRNISILCNDGNIMIDAEEGELASGLSGKGRMAEPEHIVDALSAFFQRKEVLKGKKVLITAGPTKEYIDPVRYLTNASTGKMGYALAKAASDFGAQVTLISGPVHLPIPDGNVEVIKVDTSKEMYDATMKNFSKSNIAIFTAAVADYTPKVVSDTKIKKNDSEMKISLIKTHDIAKEAGKVKREGQLTVGFALETDNEVVNAQQKLKKKNFDFIVLNSLKHYGAGFGHDTNKITIIDEHTQQEFSLKSKSEVAVDILSKIIEKIK, from the coding sequence ATGATACTCAAAGGAAAAAAAATTTTAATAGGAGTTACTGGTAGTATTGCAGCATATAAAGCAGCTACACTTATAAGACTCTTGAAAAAACAAGGAGCTGAAGTAAAAGTCATTATGACTGCTTCAGCTTCTCATTTTATTACCCCTCTTACTTTATCCACCCTTTCACAAAATCCAGTATTATCAGAATTTGTCAAAGATGATACAGGTGTCTGGAATAGCCATGTTGATTTAGGTTTATGGGCTGATGTTATACTTGTTGCACCCGCAAGTGCTAACACATTGGCTAAAATGGCTAATGGAATTGCTGATAATTTATTGATAGCAGTTTATCTTTCGGCAAGATGTCCAGTATTTTTTGCTCCAGCAATGGATTTGGATATGTATACCCACAAAACAACTTTAAGAAACATCTCAATACTTTGTAATGATGGAAACATTATGATTGATGCAGAAGAAGGGGAACTGGCGAGTGGTCTTTCTGGAAAGGGAAGGATGGCAGAGCCTGAGCATATTGTTGATGCGTTGAGTGCGTTTTTTCAGCGTAAGGAGGTATTAAAGGGAAAGAAAGTATTAATTACTGCTGGACCCACCAAGGAATATATTGATCCTGTAAGGTATTTAACCAATGCTTCTACTGGTAAAATGGGTTATGCATTGGCTAAAGCTGCTAGTGATTTTGGTGCGCAAGTCACATTAATTAGTGGACCAGTTCATTTGCCTATTCCAGATGGTAATGTTGAAGTTATAAAGGTAGATACATCTAAAGAAATGTATGATGCTACCATGAAGAACTTTTCAAAATCAAACATAGCTATCTTTACTGCTGCAGTAGCAGATTATACACCAAAAGTAGTCTCAGATACTAAGATCAAAAAAAATGATTCTGAGATGAAAATTAGCCTGATCAAGACGCATGATATAGCCAAAGAAGCTGGAAAAGTCAAAAGAGAAGGCCAATTAACTGTAGGTTTTGCGTTAGAGACAGATAATGAAGTTGTGAATGCTCAACAGAAATTGAAAAAGAAGAATTTTGACTTTATAGTGCTTAACTCGCTCAAACACTATGGGGCAGGTTTTGGCCACGATACAAATAAAATTACTATTATAGATGAACATACACAGCAAGAATTTTCTCTAAAATCTAAAAGTGAAGTTGCAGTTGATATCTTGAGCAAGATTATTGAGAAAATTAAATAA
- a CDS encoding SPASM domain-containing protein, whose amino-acid sequence MNSNFYDGVNYLSKLNFKKVRNMLKVYSSYYLSKWFGKVKHSGLPISISFEPTTSCNLRCPECPSGLRSFTRPTGMLGEELFKRSIDELASTLTYLIFYFQGEPYLNPKFLDLVKYASDRKIYTATSTNAHYLNDQNAKKTVESGLDRLIISIDGTTQETYQSYRVGGKLEKVIEGTKNIIEWKKKLKSKTPHVIFQFLVVKPNEHQIDEVYDLAKSLGVDEVGLKTAQIYDYENGSPLIPDQDKYSRYSKQKNGTYKIKNSLVNSCWKMWHSCVITWDGLVVPCCFDKDAHHRLGDLKNSSFAELWRSKKYNNFRSALLKSRSKIEICKNCTEGTKVWA is encoded by the coding sequence ATGAATAGTAATTTTTATGACGGGGTTAATTACCTCTCCAAACTGAATTTTAAGAAAGTAAGGAATATGTTAAAAGTGTATTCTAGTTATTATCTCTCAAAATGGTTTGGTAAGGTAAAGCATAGTGGGTTGCCAATTAGTATTTCGTTTGAGCCAACTACGTCTTGTAACTTAAGATGCCCTGAGTGTCCAAGTGGGTTGCGGTCTTTTACACGACCAACAGGAATGCTAGGTGAAGAACTTTTTAAAAGATCTATAGATGAACTGGCAAGTACACTTACTTATCTGATTTTCTACTTTCAAGGAGAACCCTATTTAAACCCAAAATTTCTTGATTTAGTAAAATATGCATCTGATAGGAAAATATATACAGCTACTTCTACCAATGCACACTATTTAAATGATCAAAATGCAAAAAAAACTGTAGAGTCTGGCCTCGATAGATTAATTATTTCTATTGACGGTACCACTCAAGAGACGTATCAGTCTTATAGAGTAGGAGGTAAACTCGAAAAGGTAATAGAGGGCACTAAAAATATTATTGAATGGAAAAAGAAACTGAAATCTAAAACACCTCATGTTATTTTTCAATTTTTGGTGGTAAAGCCCAATGAACATCAAATTGATGAAGTTTATGATTTAGCAAAATCATTAGGAGTAGATGAGGTTGGTTTAAAGACGGCTCAAATTTACGATTATGAAAATGGCTCACCCTTAATTCCCGATCAAGATAAATATTCTAGATATTCTAAGCAGAAGAATGGTACATACAAGATAAAAAATTCTTTAGTGAACAGTTGCTGGAAGATGTGGCACTCATGTGTAATTACATGGGATGGCTTGGTTGTACCTTGCTGTTTCGATAAAGATGCCCACCATCGTTTGGGAGATTTAAAGAATAGCAGTTTTGCAGAATTATGGAGAAGTAAGAAGTATAACAATTTTAGAAGTGCTTTGCTAAAATCGAGAAGCAAAATTGAGATATGTAAAAACTGTACTGAAGGCACTAAGGTTTGGGCTTAG
- a CDS encoding DNA-directed RNA polymerase subunit omega, which translates to MANSSIETRDMAIMTKDTGNTYESVVIISKRARQISTKIKEELSNKLAEFATSVDNLEEIFENREQIEISKFYERMPKPSLLATEEFLEDKIYYQREGELPERIEEDDLGLL; encoded by the coding sequence ATGGCAAATTCATCTATTGAAACAAGAGATATGGCAATAATGACCAAAGATACTGGTAATACTTACGAGTCTGTGGTTATTATATCTAAAAGAGCTAGACAAATCTCTACAAAGATTAAGGAAGAATTAAGTAACAAGCTTGCTGAATTTGCTACTTCTGTTGATAATCTTGAAGAAATATTTGAAAACAGAGAGCAAATAGAGATTTCAAAATTCTACGAAAGAATGCCAAAACCATCGTTATTGGCAACTGAAGAGTTCTTAGAAGATAAAATATATTATCAAAGAGAAGGAGAATTACCTGAGAGAATTGAAGAGGATGATTTGGGCTTGTTGTAA
- a CDS encoding outer membrane protein assembly factor BamD codes for MKRSIILLLFVMIAGSCSRLTKILRNPDIDEKYKAAINFYDNEDYYRAGLVFEDLLPNMMGRKEAEFVQFYYAYCHYHQKQYDLAAYYFKQFYDTYRRSEFAEEALYMHAYSNYKGTPDYNLDQSNTNTAVESMQDFLNIYSTSSYVEEGTRIIDELREKLELKAYNVAKQYQKLRRYKAAVIAYENFQNDFPDSDLKEEISFKRVEAQYELSKLSIQSLKEERYQKTLEYYYYLLDRFPESEYINEAQPIFKNTQRELADLGVAVN; via the coding sequence ATGAAGAGAAGCATTATTCTATTACTTTTTGTGATGATTGCGGGTTCCTGCAGTAGGCTTACTAAAATTTTAAGGAATCCAGATATTGATGAGAAATATAAAGCTGCAATCAACTTTTACGATAATGAAGACTATTATCGAGCAGGTCTTGTTTTTGAAGACTTGTTGCCAAATATGATGGGTAGAAAAGAAGCCGAGTTTGTTCAGTTCTACTATGCATATTGCCATTACCACCAAAAACAGTATGATTTAGCTGCGTATTATTTTAAGCAGTTTTATGATACTTACAGAAGAAGTGAGTTTGCCGAAGAAGCACTTTATATGCATGCTTACTCAAATTATAAAGGAACTCCTGATTATAATTTGGATCAATCTAACACAAATACTGCAGTTGAGTCTATGCAGGATTTTCTGAATATCTATTCAACAAGTAGCTATGTAGAAGAAGGTACCAGAATAATTGATGAACTTCGCGAAAAGTTGGAACTCAAGGCTTACAATGTCGCTAAACAGTATCAAAAATTAAGAAGATACAAGGCTGCAGTTATTGCTTATGAAAATTTCCAAAACGATTTTCCAGATTCAGATTTGAAAGAAGAAATATCATTTAAAAGGGTTGAAGCGCAATACGAATTGTCAAAATTGAGTATTCAGTCTTTAAAAGAAGAGCGTTATCAGAAAACTTTAGAATACTATTATTATTTATTAGATCGTTTTCCTGAGTCTGAGTATATAAATGAAGCCCAGCCTATATTTAAAAATACGCAAAGAGAATTGGCTGATTTAGGTGTAGCGGTAAACTAA